CTATAAGGAGTGCTGGGAAACCCCACGTCTGGATACCAATGCTGTAGATATTATTCCGGTTAAAGTCATTAGTAGAAGTATTCTCTATTCAGTGCTTGTGAGGGATGAATTATGCGTCATTTTATGGTAAGGCAAGTGTCATTATTACTAGTGCTCATATTAGGGTTATTGATTTTAACAAACCACAAACCTGAACAGGATTTAATCTGGCAGACGACCCTATCATGGCTGTTCAGAAACATGGCATGTGTTTTTGgagatgtaaataaaataaaatggtactATGGTAATGCTATAGAATACCTCTGCACATGAATATGATAAATCTTCAAAACTGTGGTATATGGGCCATTccagaattggtccaaagtcagagttgggagtctttttccaaaaaatgtgtatgcatgcaaattatataatatccaaggtacacatttctagtaactgTGCGTAGGTGAGTAATTCTCATATTGCATTTtaagaaagttttggaatatttgtcctctctcTAAATtagtcactaccaaaacacagtaatatatcatttaattaGAAAGGTtttattgacctattaagaatTTTCTTAGacttacattgtaaatatatatatttttgctattttatttttttccagaggtaaatcaataacaattaaagttttaacaatatttcaagtgtagtTTATTAGatttactattttatattgatttcaaagttgaagcttcattagtttgaatatacattcatccaaaaactatcataacatcttagttgataattcagtactttttttttttttggacaaaacatcccatgttttattagtgactgcacattttcggtagtgacagtaatgttttggtaacgatcacattacagaattttaacttgcatactgaaacactaccaaaacacactaaaatacaaaagatttgcataactgtactaaaataaagcaataagccccaagaagccgtgatttacagtgaatttataacagttaAGGGGctattataaattcactgtaaaccacagcttcacttcatgcttttataaaatggttattccatatacgtactaaggtttcacaaaataaaacagagcacataaagtgtaatgatttaaataaaaacagtattcttccaccaaacaatgtagttcctcagaaacagctgtggttgcaacaaagtggttgccaagcaacacaaaGACGTAAACAAAGTTtatagagtaatttacaacagcttagaatgcggctcaaccaattagaatcaaggaccggaactactAGCCTTTACCCATAATAAAGGATTACGTGTTTCCTTCTGTCAAATTTAGAGGCAGCcagtggactaaaacatacactgtttcggtagtgaaattcacattttttttacagaaagctttatgatttataaacaaaatataaaataaatattttttttgaacttaaaaaactgaaaaaaatacaaaaattatttcaatatcatttccatgagttgaaatttaggggttaggatTCAGGACAGCCACCGCCCAACTGAAAGTACctaataaatgatgatttaatatatattgttgtgcgttttaatagataatagaagggtcttagtaaacatctaagactttaaaactttaatgtgactctggaccacaaaaccagtcataagtagcacgggtatatttgtagcaaaaatacattgtatgggtcaaaatgatagattttttttttatggcaaaaatcattaggacattaagtaaagatcatgtttcatgaagatattttgtaaagtttctaccgtaaatatataaaaactcatttttttattagtaatatgcattgctaacaatttcatttggacaactttaaaggcgattttctcaatatttagattttttttttttatttacaccctcagattccagattttcaagttgTATATTGACCAAATTttgacaaaccatacataaatgaaaagcttatttatttatcttatttattcacgtataaatctaaataaaaaaaatttacccttatggctggttttgttgtccagggtcacaaattgtTTGCataaattctgtagaatggcccatgtgtcatagttttatattttatgcatgtaggtgttttgtttgctttttgcgATATACTCTATGATGTCGAATCGcacatattaaaacaacaactatgatattattgcagacgataCATATCGCACACCACTACGATGAACTGAAATGTGTCTTAGAGTATTCATCTTTAATAAGGAGGTGTTTCCATTGGCTGCTGTGAAGGTTTATGAGGCTGCAGCTTGAGATGTTTCCTCACAGGGAGGGTCTAATTTCACGTTGGGCTGGTTTATGGCTGCTTTTCAGCCTCTCATCATGTGTTTGAGAGACGTTCAGCTGATGTCAGACAGTCAGATGCGTGTCTGGGGTTTGATTACAGACTGCAGTGTTTCCTGAACTGCAGACCCCGCCTGAGCCCGAGGCCCGTCAAAGCAGCTGCGCTCGCGGCCCCTGAAGCCCACAGACCAGAACACGTGACGGACAGTCAAAACACAATGAGAGCTAGTGGAGAATGTTAGAAAGACAAGGACACACTAGTGATGTGTGAATCAGGAATAATGAACAATCGCTTTGAACCATTTATTTGTGCAATTGAATCCACTTAATTATTGTAATGTGTGATCACAGAGAAAAGGATTCATTTTACTACTCCAAACAAATGATGAAATCAGCTGTAAACTTATTTGTGAGGTCAGAAAAATTAGAGTTGCACagatttaatttgtaatatcacATTTTTGAACACTGTTTCTCTCATGCAAGTTTGGTTTATAAATtcggtttatatatatataggacaactttgataaaaggttttgatacacttcaaatgttgactagtgtatacacagtatatatacacacagtatatgcatatacatatatatatatacatatatatatatatatatatatacacacacagtatatgcatatatatttatataaatatatatatatatatatataatatatatatatatatatatatatatgtatatagctTTAGACccattctgataaaaaaaatacttcaaatcaagtaaaaaaataaataaataacactaaccAAATAATCATAAGAACAAGaattaatgttgtttaaaatattttaaaaataaatgtaataatgtaataattaaaatttattaataaagaatttattaaagaaaagatAGAGATAaatgatgaattaataaaaagttatgtACATATAGTGTAcataatgtatgtatgtttactgtgtatatttattatgtatatataaatacacatgcatgtatataagaaaaatatgttgtttatatattaaatatttatatataaattacatttatatacatttttattagaaattacattaatataattatatacttgtgaatattttcaaaatatgtactgtatgtgtgtcttcatatatacataatacatatacacagtacacacatatataaacaaaaacttattttggatgtgattttTCACgatttcacaaatgttttcaatttaattttatttatagtaagtttgtattgtttttttttatatatttttaatttttaaatatttaaataatttatataaagtttttttttttttattttaattaaatgtttaagtaataaaaagggttatttatggttttaattttagttccaGTTGTAAAACTACAGAGATCCCAATCCAGTTCCATTTTACTGTCAGTTATTAGTTTGAATCCAGTTTGCAATTTCCTGACACTGTTCCTcaatgaacacaaacacaataaaacactgcaaaatgtcaTATGACGAATgctgaataatgacacaaaTCATTTTGTGAGTCATTCATTACAAACAAACTGATTGAGATCTTCACCATAAGGAAAGAGATGATGACACTGGCTGGTTTATTAGTGTGGTTGAAGAAGTTGTCAGTTATAACATTTGCTGGCATTCAACACTTAATAGTTCATATCGTCAGTTCCTGTCCAATCCCAAAGGCCATAAAGTCttcacaataattaaaaaacaaaacaaaaaaacattaaagccTGTTCAACAGATTTATACACAATACAAAACATGGGCAtcatgttaccaaaaaaaaaaaaaaaaaaaaaaaaaaaatcatatttaatcaTTCATATTCCTATTCTAAGGGGAACAGAGCCAcattttggtgtttttaaaaaataaacctcaTTAATTTACAATTGCAGAGCCATTTTCCTAAATGTACCTGTCAAACATGTCAGGACAGCCATCATGAATTAACCAACAGACACAAACAGTCAAACTCAACGTTCTCAAAGGCATCTCAGATTTGTCAACTCAAGGGTGAAATCAGTTCACCAGAAGGAGCCCCAGGTAACATCCTGGCACAGAAAAGAGACACGTACCGTTTACAGAGCAAAAAGGAACTACTGCACATCCCGCCACCACTATTCATGTCGCCGTTTGTAGTGCGaggacacacaaacacattcgcACATGAAATGGACAAGAACATgtccaggtcacatttcaccGCAAAAAGGAATAAATAAGAATATTGTGCATgagaaaaaattaagaaatcatTTCAGGACCATTTTTTTCTACATTGTGACATTACGTTTATGACAATAAAAACTAATTgtgatttaaatgtatatatgtcaTAAGTAATATTAACGACCAAATCTTAATTTTTCCATTAGGAAAAGTAcatgatgttttgttttatgcatgAGAATTTGGGTGTTGCAATTTATAAAAGCAggctaaaatatatacatgagcAAATATGACCTGGATATTTCTTTGCGATTTTCATTTATGAAATCATTCAACCGCATTAAAACGACAACACACGAGCCAGTCGCCACAAACAGACGTGATGATTATCCAGCAAAAGCCGTTAAGATGGATCTGTTATTCCACAAGTGTATTAAACGGGCTACGgactattttgtttttatgtatgatTGTAACAGACATTTTGGTGCTATTCCTATGCATGTTTGATATCTTGTGCTATTCTTACTGATGATCAACAAACAACTGACAGGGGTTAATGACATTTAGTCAGCATCAACCTACACAACAACACGCACACAGCCAGTCACACGTGCACAAAAGCACACAcgagtaaaaaaacaaaaaaaaaaaaaaaaatatgaccatcAGTGCGTTTCAAACGAGTATAtgcaaagtaaaaataacaacacgAATCATTTAGAGCAATGACACTTTGACCCTCCCATAATTCTCAGATATATCATCAAAAACAGCCTCCGTCGGTCCAGTTGTCAGTTTAGCATGATTAAAATGCCGTTTGACGTCCATTGGCGCGTCCCTGTCCCAGACGTCCCGTGAAAAGTGGTGCAAATAAAGCCTGTAGTGGTTGCTGATGAATCACGCACAACGTTAAAAACGCCTGACGGTAATCGTTCGTTCTCTAAACACTCTTCCTTGAGTTCAAGGAAGGCATGTTCAAAGTAAAATCCTCCGATATTTACAAGAAAGCTTTAAATCCCTTCACGTTCCCGTGTCCATCTGTGCTTTTTTTCCGTCCCCAGCTCGgctaaatgaatttaaaacacTTTGTCTTGTCGTGTGGCAATCGCGTCTTGAAGAGTACCGAGTCCACTCTGAACTGAGTGTATAACAGCGGCATGTATCCGTAGACTTTTACAAAGAAGTTGATGCACTTGTGACGCTCGTGGAAGTGCGAATCGTCGTGCGAAAGAGCCTGCGGACAGCCGGGACAGCGGAAGGTCCAACGTGACGTCACCTGAGAGGGGAAACGCCATGAAAAGTAAGATTTATGACTTTAATTTCAGTCAGTTCCTCAGACAATCCATCATGCAACTTCAGAAGACTGGGGTGTAAGTTTGTATGAACTACTTGTTTTACCTTCGGATAATAACACAGGTTTAAAAAAGCATGACGATGAGTAACTGACTTTCAattttgagtgaattattcttttaaatcaATCCTATCTAGAGATGACAGTCTTATTAACTTTGTACCACAATATCATCTTTTTCATTTGTGCAGCCTGTTTTCTTATTGCAATCTGGTTTGCTTTTTCatgacaacaaaacaaatgtaattgaTTTGCTTAATCCGCCGGGACGGCATCAGCCAGAAcgaagggtgtgtgtgtgtaataatgcCAGAGAAAATCCATCAAATTTCATTACACTGTTAAATCATGGCCGTCCCGATGCTTCAGTCATTGGACTTCAGAACATCAAAGGCTTTTTAAAGCTTTGAAATCCTACTGAATAATCCCACTGAAATCAATTTATTGTAACATGTATGTGTGTTCTCTGGACACTTCCTAgacattttgtttcttttatagtgcacaataattacaaaattgtGGTTGCAAAATGATAACAAGAGGATTTCACAATGTCCAAGTGATATTTCACCAccaaatcaaaaaaaaagaaatacattttggcataaataaaaaatggagtTCTGAAATACTTATCTACtcatttgttcattaaaaatttatttagacattttaaagatGATTCCAGGACTTTACcatacaattaattttttttatttgccagTCTCAGCGATTGTTATTAGATTTTGATTAGTGTATTACAAAGACTTGGGCAACAAAATATTACTGTGatatataaatactatttaaatatatattttttaatacatttaaatactaataattaagGGGGAAATTAAACAGCTCAAGAAATCCTAATACTGCTGAatatttcttcatattttttattttctatggcctacatattatatatatattattgtgatatattattacaatttaaataatatataattattttagatttaaattctaataattaatGAAGAAATTAAATGCCTCAAAAATTCTAGTACTGCTGAATATttcttcatttatatttttatttatattatattatattatattatattatattatactatacatttcctttaaatttcattttattccattattttatttttttttattatttattttttcttttgatttgagGGTGAAATATGAACAGGATATGTTATgttctaataaaaatgtatcaatggcagcatatttaaatataagccagataattaaaaatgtaacactgTGCTGTAATGAAGTTTTtagattaatttaatgtttttagtccTGGCTGGAAGTGAAAGTGCTGCATGATAGCAAAATACAAGCCAATAAGGCGATATTCAgtgtttaaaacacaattagATTTAAGCCAATGAGATTTTTCTGTGGGTGGAGCTACCCAGAGTGACCGAAACTAATTGACTAGCAGCACGTATTGTctaattaacatttattcacTTCTcactttatcaaaaaaaaaaaaatggcaagacTGAGCAAGAACCTGAAATCACAAAGCCCCAAAAGGCTTGAAATAACATGTGCTTCAACTAACAGCCCACTGACCTTGATGGGGGGTTTGCGAGTAATATGCGACACAAGGAAGTTCATGGCGATATCCTCACAGTTGATGTACTCGTCCACCATGTCACGTATGGCTTGAGGCATGACGTACGAATAGAGGTACGCGTAATACTGAGGAGAGGCACAAatgatgtattttaataaaaaatgaacaagaGAGCAAAATCACTTCAAATGCAGCTTGATGTTCCACAGCAATGCTCATAAATGAACGATGTTGTGCTGCTCGTGTATCCATCTGGAAAATTAAGCACTGCATCTTACATTTGGTTGAATGACAGTGTACTCAGTAGCACCATTTCCTGGTGTTATCTGGGTAAAACTACATAAGCCAGGTGTCTATTTTTGGCATAATCAGGCTCTGGAAGTGTCAAAGAGGTCGAAGCTTCACCTTGTGGAAGAAGGCCGCACCCGTCAGCACCATGGAGAGCTCGCAGGAGTAGTTGGAATTGTAGAGCCAAGACTGGTGATTTACATCCCAGGCATGGAACCTTCCTGGGAATCCCACAATCCGGTCTCTGGCCTCCCGCCACACCCTGGTAGCGGAGAAAAGGGAAAAGAGATGGGAATGATCCAAACCGGAGCAAGAAtggttattataataatataataatacccAGCACAGTAAATTTCTTAGCAATAtgtgcacacaaaaaaatgaaataagtaaataaataaaattaataacaattaataaattaacaatgaagcaagttaatatttatagattttaaaatgcatatacaatttctcattcattcagattacaccacaaaaaaaaaaaaaaaaaaaaaaatgcaatgcatatttgtcagtaataaattaatgacagaaaaagCAGGCCAGATCTTTGTATCAGTACTAATAAACTAAAgatgtgtttaatgtgtttaacttggcacaacaaattatataaatcaaatttgtttcaattgcatgcattttaaaatcagtgaatatttcttatttcttagctagacatattttaacaatattcacACTTTTCAgctgaatatatttaaatgttttcacaaaAGCTTTGTTGATtctaaaaaatctgaataaatgaatttttaaaacatgagtATTTGAATAAATTCAAACAGATTCAAATAATAAACTTACCCGTTGCATTAACAGTATGACTGCcaaatatgcatcacattaagtttattagtttattttaaaaccgtGTTAATCCAAATGGATGCCAAGTAAAGCTCTTTAATAGTGTAGCTAAACACATAAGCTAAATAACCTGTTTTTATTGCAAAGATACAAAAACAaacctaattaaaaaaaaaaaatcctggttGACCATCCTGAAGAATTCCCTAAAATTTAGacactaataatatttcagacaCTGACGTGACCATTTTTACCCCAAAACAAActgatgaaaaataaatcaaatctacGCTCCCACTATCTGCTCATCTTCCCAATGACTAAACACGCAAATAAACATGGAGCTACACAGGGGGGACGAACAGAGTTTTCTTCAACTGTCCTGGACTTTATCAGATCAGATGCTTTAAATTCCTCAAACCAACAACTGAATCTGCAGCTGTTGGCTTAAACTCGCAATATCACATGACTGAATGTAAAAACCCTGCAGGGATACACCACAACAGTTCTCTCTTTCTtgacaaacacatttaaatagaTGCTAATGTACATTTGAAAACACTTTTTACATCTTTGGATTACACTTTGGATAAAATTTGATCTAAAATGGTATGCTTAAAATGTACAGACCGAGGTGAGAAAACAGATCAGCTTACATGGGGTCTCcaatagaaatattttccttCCTTGCttcataaaactaaatttattcTTTCTAAACATACTTTAGCCCAAAGCAGTGATGTCATTGGGAGTTTCACATTCTTTTCtagtaatataaacaataaaaaattagcttcgcaaaatataatttctttaaaaagggGCAAAAGTACTGGAGCCACAGCATCATGGGCACAAtcctatacaaataaataaaaaatgatgtaaTTCAGGGATGTAAAGTTTTAGCAACTTTTTACCAACACAATAGCAAAGGTCTATCTCAAAACTCTTAACCTTTTGACTATACTCAGTATATACCttgatatttatgtatttgcttTGAAATGGCCGAAAGATGGTGACATTTTCATGAAAAGCAATATGTATAATCACTCAGCCTTATTAAACCGACTATGCTATAATTTTGGCATCGCAAAAACCTTACCTAAACCCAAACATAATTTCGTCATGTCGAAGATGGGCATCATCATCAATGGACAAAATAGCCTCAGTCTCAACTGCATCCCAGGGAAGGAAGCGATTGTTTAAGCTGTTCTTCTCCGTGCGTACCACCTGCAGAGAAAAAGCCCATCTGTTGAGTCAACGTGCCATATTGTGAACGACTACTGAGGTAGAACATGACGTTATTATGAGATTTTACTGGGCCTGCTAGATACATGACCTTATGAAACATGAATGCCAATCAAAACAACTTTATACTtccagaaaccatttttaattaataaagcaAAGGCTTTGTGTGcagaaatgatttaaaatgagaaTAGTTGCTAGTTCCAATACAACTTCGCAATATTACATCCATAATTAaagatattacattttaaagtttcaaGCTAGTTGAAGATAATAAGAAACTTGGGGTACTTCAGCATTCTGTTTGGGTTTTCATTTCAAAGAATAACCTTACTCTGGGCTTAATACAGCACTGTTTCCTTTAATATCACCAGAACTAATTTGGCTTGCTGCCCTAGAGACATGAAAGCAATGCTTCAAAGACAGCAGAGAGAGCAGACCAAATCTACAGCAGAATGCAATGCTTCTGAGGTTCTATCACTTTTAAGCCTTGGAGAATTCCAACTAATAACAggcttacatttttttttcttgagtgGTGTCTGATGTGCAAAACTTGCCACCATGATGCTATGCATTGGTAGGGTTATCTGGAAGCTTACTAGGGTGTTTCAGGAGGTTACTAGAAGGTTGCTTACTGGTCCAGTAAAAAGATATGACTATGAGAAATATGATCATGCTCACCACAATTGGCAGACCaatgtctggccagaggagatcGTCGGAAGGTGGTTTAGGGGAATTCCACACAACCACCACTTTGTTGAGATAAGGAAGGCCATTTAGTCTCTCGAGTGAGTTCATAAGGACCTCCTCCCTTTCATAAGTAAGCATGACCACAGTGAACTGCTCCCGTGGGACGTTACCTCCTAGAGCTGCCTGAAACTCTTTACCTGAACCCCCAGATCCGCCGCCGATAGGGCGGAAACCAGTTCCCGACCCCAGAAACTTGGCTTCTGAGGGAAGTACGGGGTCTAGGGGAGTATGTGGAAATAGATGGAAAGGGCCAGGCGCACGATTCCAGGTGCGGTAGACATCAGCAGCAGTGTAGGTGAAGTTACGCAAGAAGCGTGGCGAAGCATAAGGGGGCTCTACTTCAACAGGCCCCAGATCTAAGTCGCCATTGTCAGCCATGTTAGCATCGGTTCCTGCCAACTTTCCAGCCTTGTGGGGAATCTCCTGAGCAGGCTCCTCACGTATAGGCGCCGCTGGTATCTGGATGCTGGTTCGTACGCTAGCCAGGATGGTGCTGAAGATACTCTCTGAGGTGGAGAAGTATGTCTCCCATAGAAACCGGCCCTGCCGTCGCATGGCCAGGAGGTCATTGTCCGAGATGCTACGCAACAGAAAGTGCAGCTCCGTTATGCGAGGCTTGGGTACCATAATGACTGCCTCACTCCAGCGTATAATGTGATGGTAGGGCAACTTCGAGTGGTCGCCAAGTACCACCGGTATTGCCCCAACTTCCAAAGCCTCAAAAAGTCTCATGCTACAGCCAGCAGATGCCACCAACTGGCCGTCACCTGGAGATATCACCAAGGCAAACGTAGAGACCTTCAGTACCTCCAAACGATCCTCACGCTCACCGCACAACGCCCACTCTGTTGGTAAACTCTGCTTGGGCTGATTCTTGCAGGTGAACTCCACTAGAACTTGGTCTAGGTGACTGTCCTGCACAGCCTTAAGTGTGCCAATAATGCGATCATCGTAGTCAGCAGGTGGATCCCCTTCCATTTCCTCCTCGAAGGACTGCGGTGGGGCTTCAAGCAAGCTGCTCCTCAAAGACTCAACCTTTTCTCCCTGAAAGGTGAAGAGGTACTTCCTCTTGACCGGGACTTGCGGAGGCACCTCTAGGAAGTTGGGCTCAGACAGAGCGTGGACTAGAGGAGACACCACCATGTCAAAGCCTTCCCTATATTGACGTTCAAAAAAGGTGGACTGTGCCACTGCTGCTCGTCCTGTGCTCACATTGTACAAGAAGTTCTGTGTCAGAGACTTTCTCGAAAGGTGTACAAGTAGATGGTTGTGGCCGTCCAATCTCCAATACGGCAAAGCCTTGAGCTGCTTTTCAAGGTCTAATGGCGATGCAGGAGGAGAGGAGGGCGATTCTTGTATTTCCCCAACAAGCACTATGTATAGACAAGCAATGTTGGGATTATCAGTCACATATACACTGCTTTTGACAGATGAGGCAAAGGCTTGTTTAACAAGAGGATCCAACTTCTCACCCCAGGGGTACGATCCTGTGTCATAAACGTAGACGGGGAAGCCAGATGTAAGTGGACATCTAGCGTAATCAAAACAAGTATGCAAACGACAGCTTTGGGCCGACTTCGGAGGAGGGTATCCAGGATCGTCTTTATCTGGTAAAAGTCTAACAGGCAACGACAGTTTTGGCTGGTTTTGTGCCATAAGTTCTTTGTAAGAGTGCTCTGTCTGGCTGATGACATTTTTGAGTTGTAGCAAGTCCTGTTTGGCACTGTCAATACTACGTTTGCAGGCCTCGATGCGTAGGTTAAGTCGGGCTATCTCGCCATTGAGCTCTTGGCGCTTTGCCTCAAGCTGAAGCAGCTCCTCGCTGACAGATTCGCGGATACGACACAGGTCTTGAACGTGCTTCGCTTCGCACAGCTCTGCTCCAGGTCTTGGCCCAAAAATGCGCTTATCTGGTCCCCCTGCTTCATCGATTGTGGTGAGGTAGTAGTGTGCAATGAGAGGGAAGAAGACCAGGATGAAGAAGAGCATGAAACTGAGCCAGGTGAGCCGCACACGCCGCAGTACCCATGGCTGGCTGCTGTTCCCGACGATGCCTCCGCTTCGCTGCATCGTGCAACTATCACTCTCCTCCGAACCAGATACGTGAATGCAGCCGTTGAGGAGATTCAGCTGCCATAATGCAACCTCATCTGTACAGTACACACTTTCAGTTTTACCCCTTTCCGGAGTTCGTAATGTATGTGTCCTTGTTTTAACTGGGACTTCTAATAAAAGGAAATTTCATCTTTCTCGTGACAGAATGATATCGTCCAGAAAAAATATGGTCTTGCTTGTTGTATGTATGTTGAAATTGAAACTATCC
This is a stretch of genomic DNA from Labeo rohita strain BAU-BD-2019 chromosome 20, IGBB_LRoh.1.0, whole genome shotgun sequence. It encodes these proteins:
- the extl3 gene encoding exostosin-like 3: MQRSGGIVGNSSQPWVLRRVRLTWLSFMLFFILVFFPLIAHYYLTTIDEAGGPDKRIFGPRPGAELCEAKHVQDLCRIRESVSEELLQLEAKRQELNGEIARLNLRIEACKRSIDSAKQDLLQLKNVISQTEHSYKELMAQNQPKLSLPVRLLPDKDDPGYPPPKSAQSCRLHTCFDYARCPLTSGFPVYVYDTGSYPWGEKLDPLVKQAFASSVKSSVYVTDNPNIACLYIVLVGEIQESPSSPPASPLDLEKQLKALPYWRLDGHNHLLVHLSRKSLTQNFLYNVSTGRAAVAQSTFFERQYREGFDMVVSPLVHALSEPNFLEVPPQVPVKRKYLFTFQGEKVESLRSSLLEAPPQSFEEEMEGDPPADYDDRIIGTLKAVQDSHLDQVLVEFTCKNQPKQSLPTEWALCGEREDRLEVLKVSTFALVISPGDGQLVASAGCSMRLFEALEVGAIPVVLGDHSKLPYHHIIRWSEAVIMVPKPRITELHFLLRSISDNDLLAMRRQGRFLWETYFSTSESIFSTILASVRTSIQIPAAPIREEPAQEIPHKAGKLAGTDANMADNGDLDLGPVEVEPPYASPRFLRNFTYTAADVYRTWNRAPGPFHLFPHTPLDPVLPSEAKFLGSGTGFRPIGGGSGGSGKEFQAALGGNVPREQFTVVMLTYEREEVLMNSLERLNGLPYLNKVVVVWNSPKPPSDDLLWPDIGLPIVVVRTEKNSLNNRFLPWDAVETEAILSIDDDAHLRHDEIMFGFRVWREARDRIVGFPGRFHAWDVNHQSWLYNSNYSCELSMVLTGAAFFHKYYAYLYSYVMPQAIRDMVDEYINCEDIAMNFLVSHITRKPPIKVTSRWTFRCPGCPQALSHDDSHFHERHKCINFFVKVYGYMPLLYTQFRVDSVLFKTRLPHDKTKCFKFI